A genomic stretch from Thunnus maccoyii chromosome 19, fThuMac1.1, whole genome shotgun sequence includes:
- the st8sia5 gene encoding alpha-2,8-sialyltransferase 8E isoform X4 — MLRRRMGYSDPSSGKDILGNRSLCFIFICAFGLVTLLQQILYGKNYIKSAQQFSRLKGDETGNWTGPVNFSDDGSLKPARNGRKRYLENYDGSFDFNSTACRELRQEIMDVKVLTMVKTSELFERWRNLQVCRWEQSKEETSNFKMSLSRCCNAPSFLFTTKRNTPAGTKLRYEVDTSGILPITTEVFKMFPDDMPYSKSQYKKCAVIGNGGIIKNSKCGKEIDSADFVFRCNIPPINEKYSADVGTKTDLVTINPSIITERFQKLEKWRRPFYEVLQNYENSSVVLPAFYNTRNTDVSFRVKYMLDDFDSQRGVFFFHPQYLLNVQRFWAVQGVRAKRLSSGLMLVTAALEMCEEVHLYGFWAFPMNPSGIFITHHYYDNVKPRPGFHAMPHEIFNFIHMHTRGIIHVHTGQCT, encoded by the exons ATGCTGCGCCGAAGAATGGGATACTCCGACCCATCGTCGGGTAAAGATATACTAGGCAATAGATCtctttgtttcatatttatttgcGCATTTGGACTCGTGACACTATTGCAACAGATTCTCTATGGAAAAAACTACATCAAGAG TGCGCAACAGTTTAGCCGACTCAAAGGGGACGAGACAGGAAATTGGACCGGTCCTGTTAATTTCTCGGATGATGGATCTCTGAAGCCTGCCAGAAATGGAAGGAAAAG GTATTTGGAAAACTATGATGGCTCCTTTGACTTCAACTCCACTGCATGCAGGGAGCTCAGACAGGAGATTATGGACGTCAAAGTCCTGACAAT GGTGAAAACCTCAGAGCTGTTTGAGAGATGGCGAAACCTGCAGGTGTGTAGATGGGAGCAGAGCAAGGAGGAGACCAGCAACTTCAA GATGTCTCTGTCTCGCTGCTGTAATGCTCCTTCCTTTTTGTTCACCACCAAGAGGAACACCCCTGCAGGGACCAAGTTGAGATACGAGGTGGACACCAGTGGCATCCTTCCCATCACCACCGAAGTCTTCAAGATGTTCCCAGAT GATATGCCGTATTCCAAATCACAGTACAAGAAATGTGCTGTTATTGGAAACGGCGGCATCATCAAGAACAGCAAATGTGGAAAGGAAATTGATTCAGCAGATTTTGTGTTCAG ATGCAACATACCACCCATTAATGAGAAGTACTCAGCCGATGTTGGCACCAAAACAGATCTGGTGACCATAAATCCAAGCATTATTACTGAGAG ATTTCAGAAGCTGGAGAAATGGCGAAGACCATTTTACGAAGTACTCCAGAATTATGAGAACTCCTCAGTGGTTCTTCCTGCCTTCTACAACACCCGCAACACTGACGTATCTTTCAGAGTCAAGTATATGCTGGATGACTTCGATTCCCAGAGGGGCGTGTTCTTCTTCCACCCGCAGTACCTGCTCAACGTGCAGCGTTTCTGGGCGGTGCAGGGCGTCCGGGCCAAGCGCCTCAGCAGCGGCCTGATGCTCGTCACCGCCGCGTTAGAGATGTGTGAGGAAGTCCACCTCTACGGTTTCTGGGCGTTTCCCATGAACCCCTCCGGCATCTTCATCACTCACCATTACTACGACAACGTCAAGCCACGGCCTGGCTTCCACGCAATGCCTCATGAAATTTTCAACTTCATTCACATGCATACTCGTGGGATCATTCATGTACACACAGGGCAGTGCACGTGA
- the st8sia5 gene encoding alpha-2,8-sialyltransferase 8E isoform X3: MLRRRMGYSDPSSGKDILGNRSLCFIFICAFGLVTLLQQILYGKNYIKSAQQFSRLKGDETGNWTGPVNFSDDGSLKPARNGRKRYLENYDGSFDFNSTACRELRQEIMDVKVLTIDMVNQKKHGRGYPSSFHKSLCLSARVKTSELFERWRNLQVCRWEQSKEETSNFKMSLSRCCNAPSFLFTTKRNTPAGTKLRYEVDTSGILPITTEVFKMFPDDMPYSKSQYKKCAVIGNGGIIKNSKCGKEIDSADFVFRCNIPPINEKYSADVGTKTDLVTINPSIITERFQKLEKWRRPFYEVLQNYENSSVVLPAFYNTRNTDVSFRVKYMLDDFDSQRGVFFFHPQYLLNVQRFWAVQGVRAKRLSSGLMLVTAALEMCEEVHLYGFWAFPMNPSGIFITHHYYDNVKPRPGFHAMPHEIFNFIHMHTRGIIHVHTGQCT; the protein is encoded by the exons ATGCTGCGCCGAAGAATGGGATACTCCGACCCATCGTCGGGTAAAGATATACTAGGCAATAGATCtctttgtttcatatttatttgcGCATTTGGACTCGTGACACTATTGCAACAGATTCTCTATGGAAAAAACTACATCAAGAG TGCGCAACAGTTTAGCCGACTCAAAGGGGACGAGACAGGAAATTGGACCGGTCCTGTTAATTTCTCGGATGATGGATCTCTGAAGCCTGCCAGAAATGGAAGGAAAAG GTATTTGGAAAACTATGATGGCTCCTTTGACTTCAACTCCACTGCATGCAGGGAGCTCAGACAGGAGATTATGGACGTCAAAGTCCTGACAAT AGACATGGTTAATCAGAAAAAACATGGCCGTGGGTATCCTTCCTCATTCCACaagtctctctgcctgtctgccaGGGTGAAAACCTCAGAGCTGTTTGAGAGATGGCGAAACCTGCAGGTGTGTAGATGGGAGCAGAGCAAGGAGGAGACCAGCAACTTCAA GATGTCTCTGTCTCGCTGCTGTAATGCTCCTTCCTTTTTGTTCACCACCAAGAGGAACACCCCTGCAGGGACCAAGTTGAGATACGAGGTGGACACCAGTGGCATCCTTCCCATCACCACCGAAGTCTTCAAGATGTTCCCAGAT GATATGCCGTATTCCAAATCACAGTACAAGAAATGTGCTGTTATTGGAAACGGCGGCATCATCAAGAACAGCAAATGTGGAAAGGAAATTGATTCAGCAGATTTTGTGTTCAG ATGCAACATACCACCCATTAATGAGAAGTACTCAGCCGATGTTGGCACCAAAACAGATCTGGTGACCATAAATCCAAGCATTATTACTGAGAG ATTTCAGAAGCTGGAGAAATGGCGAAGACCATTTTACGAAGTACTCCAGAATTATGAGAACTCCTCAGTGGTTCTTCCTGCCTTCTACAACACCCGCAACACTGACGTATCTTTCAGAGTCAAGTATATGCTGGATGACTTCGATTCCCAGAGGGGCGTGTTCTTCTTCCACCCGCAGTACCTGCTCAACGTGCAGCGTTTCTGGGCGGTGCAGGGCGTCCGGGCCAAGCGCCTCAGCAGCGGCCTGATGCTCGTCACCGCCGCGTTAGAGATGTGTGAGGAAGTCCACCTCTACGGTTTCTGGGCGTTTCCCATGAACCCCTCCGGCATCTTCATCACTCACCATTACTACGACAACGTCAAGCCACGGCCTGGCTTCCACGCAATGCCTCATGAAATTTTCAACTTCATTCACATGCATACTCGTGGGATCATTCATGTACACACAGGGCAGTGCACGTGA
- the st8sia5 gene encoding alpha-2,8-sialyltransferase 8E isoform X2 has protein sequence MLRRRMGYSDPSSGKDILGNRSLCFIFICAFGLVTLLQQILYGKNYIKSAQQFSRLKGDETGNWTGPVNFSDDGSLKPARNGRKRCFRQHFQPDSQSSVIVTPCLADIKKNKRSQRYLENYDGSFDFNSTACRELRQEIMDVKVLTMVKTSELFERWRNLQVCRWEQSKEETSNFKMSLSRCCNAPSFLFTTKRNTPAGTKLRYEVDTSGILPITTEVFKMFPDDMPYSKSQYKKCAVIGNGGIIKNSKCGKEIDSADFVFRCNIPPINEKYSADVGTKTDLVTINPSIITERFQKLEKWRRPFYEVLQNYENSSVVLPAFYNTRNTDVSFRVKYMLDDFDSQRGVFFFHPQYLLNVQRFWAVQGVRAKRLSSGLMLVTAALEMCEEVHLYGFWAFPMNPSGIFITHHYYDNVKPRPGFHAMPHEIFNFIHMHTRGIIHVHTGQCT, from the exons ATGCTGCGCCGAAGAATGGGATACTCCGACCCATCGTCGGGTAAAGATATACTAGGCAATAGATCtctttgtttcatatttatttgcGCATTTGGACTCGTGACACTATTGCAACAGATTCTCTATGGAAAAAACTACATCAAGAG TGCGCAACAGTTTAGCCGACTCAAAGGGGACGAGACAGGAAATTGGACCGGTCCTGTTAATTTCTCGGATGATGGATCTCTGAAGCCTGCCAGAAATGGAAGGAAAAG ATGTTTCCGTCAGCATTTTCAGCCTGATTCACAGAGCTCCGTAATAGTCACACCCTGCCTAGCCGATATTAAGAAGAACAAACGCTCACAAAG GTATTTGGAAAACTATGATGGCTCCTTTGACTTCAACTCCACTGCATGCAGGGAGCTCAGACAGGAGATTATGGACGTCAAAGTCCTGACAAT GGTGAAAACCTCAGAGCTGTTTGAGAGATGGCGAAACCTGCAGGTGTGTAGATGGGAGCAGAGCAAGGAGGAGACCAGCAACTTCAA GATGTCTCTGTCTCGCTGCTGTAATGCTCCTTCCTTTTTGTTCACCACCAAGAGGAACACCCCTGCAGGGACCAAGTTGAGATACGAGGTGGACACCAGTGGCATCCTTCCCATCACCACCGAAGTCTTCAAGATGTTCCCAGAT GATATGCCGTATTCCAAATCACAGTACAAGAAATGTGCTGTTATTGGAAACGGCGGCATCATCAAGAACAGCAAATGTGGAAAGGAAATTGATTCAGCAGATTTTGTGTTCAG ATGCAACATACCACCCATTAATGAGAAGTACTCAGCCGATGTTGGCACCAAAACAGATCTGGTGACCATAAATCCAAGCATTATTACTGAGAG ATTTCAGAAGCTGGAGAAATGGCGAAGACCATTTTACGAAGTACTCCAGAATTATGAGAACTCCTCAGTGGTTCTTCCTGCCTTCTACAACACCCGCAACACTGACGTATCTTTCAGAGTCAAGTATATGCTGGATGACTTCGATTCCCAGAGGGGCGTGTTCTTCTTCCACCCGCAGTACCTGCTCAACGTGCAGCGTTTCTGGGCGGTGCAGGGCGTCCGGGCCAAGCGCCTCAGCAGCGGCCTGATGCTCGTCACCGCCGCGTTAGAGATGTGTGAGGAAGTCCACCTCTACGGTTTCTGGGCGTTTCCCATGAACCCCTCCGGCATCTTCATCACTCACCATTACTACGACAACGTCAAGCCACGGCCTGGCTTCCACGCAATGCCTCATGAAATTTTCAACTTCATTCACATGCATACTCGTGGGATCATTCATGTACACACAGGGCAGTGCACGTGA
- the st8sia5 gene encoding alpha-2,8-sialyltransferase 8E isoform X1, translated as MLRRRMGYSDPSSGKDILGNRSLCFIFICAFGLVTLLQQILYGKNYIKSAQQFSRLKGDETGNWTGPVNFSDDGSLKPARNGRKRCFRQHFQPDSQSSVIVTPCLADIKKNKRSQRYLENYDGSFDFNSTACRELRQEIMDVKVLTIDMVNQKKHGRGYPSSFHKSLCLSARVKTSELFERWRNLQVCRWEQSKEETSNFKMSLSRCCNAPSFLFTTKRNTPAGTKLRYEVDTSGILPITTEVFKMFPDDMPYSKSQYKKCAVIGNGGIIKNSKCGKEIDSADFVFRCNIPPINEKYSADVGTKTDLVTINPSIITERFQKLEKWRRPFYEVLQNYENSSVVLPAFYNTRNTDVSFRVKYMLDDFDSQRGVFFFHPQYLLNVQRFWAVQGVRAKRLSSGLMLVTAALEMCEEVHLYGFWAFPMNPSGIFITHHYYDNVKPRPGFHAMPHEIFNFIHMHTRGIIHVHTGQCT; from the exons ATGCTGCGCCGAAGAATGGGATACTCCGACCCATCGTCGGGTAAAGATATACTAGGCAATAGATCtctttgtttcatatttatttgcGCATTTGGACTCGTGACACTATTGCAACAGATTCTCTATGGAAAAAACTACATCAAGAG TGCGCAACAGTTTAGCCGACTCAAAGGGGACGAGACAGGAAATTGGACCGGTCCTGTTAATTTCTCGGATGATGGATCTCTGAAGCCTGCCAGAAATGGAAGGAAAAG ATGTTTCCGTCAGCATTTTCAGCCTGATTCACAGAGCTCCGTAATAGTCACACCCTGCCTAGCCGATATTAAGAAGAACAAACGCTCACAAAG GTATTTGGAAAACTATGATGGCTCCTTTGACTTCAACTCCACTGCATGCAGGGAGCTCAGACAGGAGATTATGGACGTCAAAGTCCTGACAAT AGACATGGTTAATCAGAAAAAACATGGCCGTGGGTATCCTTCCTCATTCCACaagtctctctgcctgtctgccaGGGTGAAAACCTCAGAGCTGTTTGAGAGATGGCGAAACCTGCAGGTGTGTAGATGGGAGCAGAGCAAGGAGGAGACCAGCAACTTCAA GATGTCTCTGTCTCGCTGCTGTAATGCTCCTTCCTTTTTGTTCACCACCAAGAGGAACACCCCTGCAGGGACCAAGTTGAGATACGAGGTGGACACCAGTGGCATCCTTCCCATCACCACCGAAGTCTTCAAGATGTTCCCAGAT GATATGCCGTATTCCAAATCACAGTACAAGAAATGTGCTGTTATTGGAAACGGCGGCATCATCAAGAACAGCAAATGTGGAAAGGAAATTGATTCAGCAGATTTTGTGTTCAG ATGCAACATACCACCCATTAATGAGAAGTACTCAGCCGATGTTGGCACCAAAACAGATCTGGTGACCATAAATCCAAGCATTATTACTGAGAG ATTTCAGAAGCTGGAGAAATGGCGAAGACCATTTTACGAAGTACTCCAGAATTATGAGAACTCCTCAGTGGTTCTTCCTGCCTTCTACAACACCCGCAACACTGACGTATCTTTCAGAGTCAAGTATATGCTGGATGACTTCGATTCCCAGAGGGGCGTGTTCTTCTTCCACCCGCAGTACCTGCTCAACGTGCAGCGTTTCTGGGCGGTGCAGGGCGTCCGGGCCAAGCGCCTCAGCAGCGGCCTGATGCTCGTCACCGCCGCGTTAGAGATGTGTGAGGAAGTCCACCTCTACGGTTTCTGGGCGTTTCCCATGAACCCCTCCGGCATCTTCATCACTCACCATTACTACGACAACGTCAAGCCACGGCCTGGCTTCCACGCAATGCCTCATGAAATTTTCAACTTCATTCACATGCATACTCGTGGGATCATTCATGTACACACAGGGCAGTGCACGTGA